The window TTTTATTTTTTATATTCATATCGTAAATATAGTATATAATTTTACTCATTATTGCCCGAAATTCTTCCAAATAATCACAATTATACAATTCTAAATATTTGTAATCTTCTTTATATTTTTCAAAAACATCACCACAGAATCCATCTGGACAACAATTGTTTAAATCATTGTTCTTACTGCAATTCGAAATTTGCGACCTGTGATTCACCCTTTTTTCTTCTTTGTTAATTTTTTTGACAATTGTATGAATTTCTAAATATTTATAAAATAGTGTATTAAGGTACGCATCAGCTCTACCAACATAAGAATCTTTAGATCTTTTTGACAAAAAATTACGGGAACAGTTTGCGATCCACTCCGAGTCAATAATTTCCTGTTTTGAATTAGAATAATCTTTATTTTTTACAGCAAATCGTTTCATATTATAATTTGAACGCTTTTCACAAACACTCTCGAATCTTTCAAATGCTTCATTAGCGGCTCTTTCGTCCGGATAGCGGACTAAATCAGCATCAGTACGCCATTCTTCTTCAATTATTCTGTCAAATACTCGATTTTCTAAGTACAAAGATCCTTTGAGGCGAATATTATAACCCCCATCTGGATTTTTAATACTGATATAATTCTTTCCTGTCCGCACAACTTCATAATCAAAACTTTCGACATAACCGACCATTGATGACCGATTAGTCACTTCACCTTCCTTAATACCATTGATCACTATGTCGTGAATTATGCCTCTCTGGTCTGGTTCAAATTCAAAACCTTCTCGCTGCCGAGACTTATTAACATAAACGCGTGGTCCTGGCTG of the Desulfomicrobium macestii genome contains:
- a CDS encoding relaxase/mobilization nuclease domain-containing protein, with translation MSRKTMLIKYLNKGRGDAQKAADYLMGDYDWTGEKRKEVSVLYGSPNLVAKVANSLTNTNVYTSGVVAWAVTDKPTEQQILQAMCLWRLIAFAGMEINRFCHCEILHRDFDGGVHVHMLIARVDLETGKCFNPAPPRWERTFGTMQDFLNHKYGWADPNDPMRARLLQPGPRVYVNKSRQREGFEFEPDQRGIIHDIVINGIKEGEVTNRSSMVGYVESFDYEVVRTGKNYISIKNPDGGYNIRLKGSLYLENRVFDRIIEEEWRTDADLVRYPDERAANEAFERFESVCEKRSNYNMKRFAVKNKDYSNSKQEIIDSEWIANCSRNFLSKRSKDSYVGRADAYLNTLFYKYLEIHTIVKKINKEEKRVNHRSQISNCSKNNDLNNCCPDGFCGDVFEKYKEDYKYLELYNCDYLEEFRAIMSKIIYYIYDMNIKNKILSDIIYDFYNVNSEYYINFINIDNKYVKNFEMPISNEYDFNLCNNIQEPEGKKNSFTFCPKM